A section of the Marinoscillum sp. 108 genome encodes:
- a CDS encoding helix-turn-helix domain-containing protein: MIAIKESFAKILEQPDRVAVRDLLKSNFGELNYIDFKADWIENDKLARHILAMVNSGGGIIFIGVSEQDGKIEPSGLSSIRDKADILFEQVTTEQLRV; the protein is encoded by the coding sequence ATGATTGCAATCAAAGAGTCATTCGCTAAAATTCTAGAACAGCCAGATAGAGTAGCTGTTCGGGATTTGCTAAAATCTAACTTCGGTGAACTTAATTATATAGATTTCAAGGCAGACTGGATAGAAAATGATAAGTTGGCTCGCCACATTTTAGCTATGGTTAATTCTGGTGGCGGAATAATTTTTATAGGTGTATCTGAACAAGACGGAAAAATAGAACCTTCTGGGCTCTCTAGTATAAGAGATAAAGCAGATATTCTCTTTGAACAAGTTACTACCGAACAACTTAGAGTATGA
- a CDS encoding NAD(P)-dependent alcohol dehydrogenase — protein MKAIAYTTYGPPSVLNMVDIEKPTPQPDEVLVKIHATTVTAGDVRLRSSNFPPIAWIFVRLIYGLFKPKKEILGHEFSGTVEAIGKDVARYKVGDKVVGTPTMLATGSYTEYLSIPENRNKGVLRLKPKSLSFNEAAALPVGGMTALFLLEKAKLSKGQNVLIYGASGSVGTYAIQIAKAQGARVTAVCSGSNLDMVKSLGADATLDYRSQDYSLLEEKFDIVFDAVGKTSKSKASKILKQEGRFASVQALTSPGQKHLEVLCELADEGKLRPFIHKTFPLQHMVEAHQYVDKGRKKGNVVIEVVRR, from the coding sequence ATGAAAGCAATTGCCTACACCACCTACGGTCCACCCAGTGTGTTAAACATGGTGGATATTGAAAAGCCAACACCCCAACCTGACGAAGTACTGGTGAAAATCCATGCAACGACTGTTACCGCCGGAGATGTCCGCCTGCGCAGCTCAAACTTCCCTCCAATTGCCTGGATTTTTGTCCGACTTATTTACGGATTGTTCAAGCCGAAAAAGGAAATATTAGGCCATGAATTTTCTGGAACTGTTGAAGCCATAGGTAAGGATGTTGCCAGGTATAAGGTGGGCGATAAAGTGGTTGGCACTCCTACCATGCTCGCCACTGGTTCTTATACCGAGTATTTAAGTATTCCAGAAAACAGGAATAAGGGTGTGCTGCGGTTAAAACCTAAAAGCCTTAGCTTCAATGAAGCCGCTGCTCTGCCTGTGGGGGGAATGACAGCTTTATTTCTTCTGGAAAAAGCAAAGCTCAGTAAAGGTCAAAATGTATTGATCTATGGCGCATCAGGAAGCGTAGGGACCTATGCCATTCAAATTGCTAAGGCGCAGGGCGCCAGGGTAACAGCAGTATGCAGTGGTTCCAATTTGGACATGGTAAAATCACTGGGGGCAGATGCTACACTAGACTATAGGAGTCAGGATTATTCTTTGCTTGAGGAAAAATTTGATATCGTGTTTGACGCAGTTGGGAAAACCTCAAAATCAAAAGCTTCAAAAATTCTAAAACAAGAGGGACGCTTTGCATCGGTTCAGGCGCTCACCAGCCCTGGCCAGAAGCACCTGGAGGTACTATGCGAACTTGCTGACGAAGGAAAACTCAGGCCATTTATCCACAAAACCTTTCCCCTGCAGCACATGGTGGAAGCTCATCAGTATGTTGACAAAGGGCGAAAAAAAGGGAATGTGGTTATCGAAGTGGTCAGACGATGA
- a CDS encoding alpha/beta fold hydrolase, producing MKKLELLLTFSLLMLLVACKKEDFYQGDHFFVKNTGAEMPVYVKGNIQSGTFILFLHGGPGGNASLPSFMPVSKELESDYAFAYWDQRGSGLSMGNPDQKTFTVEQFVDDLDLVVEAIKLRYHHPRIVFYGISWGGALGCAYLSTKDYQQKVDGFICMDSGHNLVDGLPKSVVFVKEYAQRQIDHGIDVEYWTEARDWCATQPDMTKKENYFKYDGYLTNTNAYRKDPNQVVQGPEVGATGTMNSYLSLAIFFNGQYLVPRFNILELNLSEDMAKIKTPSIVIWGRHDGVNTIEMGYDAYHSIGGPDFQDKELVILENSAHEGYIEEQDLFIHTFRRFVNGL from the coding sequence ATGAAAAAATTAGAACTACTTCTGACTTTCTCGCTGCTCATGCTCCTTGTCGCATGCAAAAAGGAAGATTTTTATCAAGGAGATCACTTCTTTGTGAAAAATACAGGTGCGGAGATGCCTGTATATGTTAAGGGCAATATCCAATCCGGTACTTTCATTTTGTTTTTGCACGGAGGCCCGGGTGGGAATGCCTCGCTTCCTTCATTCATGCCAGTATCCAAAGAGCTCGAAAGCGACTATGCGTTTGCCTATTGGGATCAGAGAGGATCTGGTCTCTCCATGGGAAACCCCGATCAAAAAACGTTTACTGTTGAGCAATTTGTTGACGACCTTGATCTTGTGGTGGAGGCGATAAAGCTTAGATATCATCATCCTCGCATTGTGTTTTACGGTATCAGTTGGGGAGGAGCCCTGGGCTGTGCCTATTTGAGTACTAAGGACTATCAGCAAAAGGTTGATGGGTTTATCTGCATGGATAGTGGTCATAATCTCGTAGACGGACTTCCAAAATCTGTGGTATTTGTAAAGGAATATGCCCAGCGTCAGATCGACCATGGCATTGATGTCGAATACTGGACAGAAGCGCGTGATTGGTGTGCAACCCAACCAGACATGACCAAAAAGGAAAACTACTTTAAATATGATGGTTACCTCACCAACACCAATGCTTACCGCAAAGACCCAAACCAGGTGGTTCAAGGCCCGGAAGTGGGTGCCACGGGCACAATGAATTCCTATCTGTCGCTCGCCATTTTCTTCAATGGTCAATATCTGGTGCCGCGCTTCAATATTTTAGAATTGAACCTCAGCGAAGACATGGCCAAAATCAAAACCCCATCGATTGTAATTTGGGGAAGGCACGATGGTGTAAATACCATTGAAATGGGATATGACGCCTACCACAGTATTGGAGGTCCCGACTTTCAGGACAAGGAGCTCGTCATTCTCGAAAACAGTGCACACGAAGGATATATCGAAGAACAGGATTTGTTCATTCACACCTTCCGAAGATTTGTAAACGGACTTTAA
- a CDS encoding DNA alkylation repair protein, which produces MKFQKMTAKEFIETLNIIGQEYSDTIPKREIFSLAKESKLMPVSEVVKLLNAQNHDHRLGAVSILDWKARNKGTSAEEKREIYQAYVDHHKNIDDWGMVDRAAPYVVGGYLFDKDRSPLYELARSANPMERRTAIVSTYFFIRQDQIDDTFRIAEMLVHDPEHFVQTAVGSWIREAGKKDEVRLRAFLDQFAHGMPRVALRYAIEKLDPELRKHYLNL; this is translated from the coding sequence ATGAAATTTCAGAAGATGACTGCCAAAGAATTTATCGAGACTCTGAATATTATTGGTCAGGAATATTCTGACACCATTCCAAAGAGGGAGATTTTTTCTTTGGCGAAAGAATCCAAACTCATGCCTGTGAGTGAAGTCGTGAAATTGCTGAATGCCCAAAATCATGATCATCGACTAGGCGCTGTATCCATATTGGACTGGAAGGCCCGGAATAAGGGAACATCAGCAGAAGAGAAAAGAGAAATTTACCAGGCCTATGTGGATCACCATAAGAATATTGACGACTGGGGGATGGTAGATAGGGCTGCGCCATACGTAGTGGGGGGATATTTATTTGACAAGGACAGATCTCCGCTTTACGAATTGGCAAGATCTGCCAATCCAATGGAACGGAGAACGGCCATAGTGAGTACCTATTTTTTTATCAGACAAGATCAAATAGACGACACTTTTAGGATTGCTGAAATGCTAGTCCACGATCCTGAGCATTTCGTACAAACTGCAGTGGGTAGTTGGATCAGGGAAGCCGGCAAAAAAGATGAAGTGAGATTGAGGGCCTTTTTGGATCAGTTTGCCCATGGTATGCCCAGAGTGGCGTTAAGATATGCCATTGAGAAGCTAGATCCGGAGCTTCGCAAACACTATTTAAATCTTTAG
- a CDS encoding zeta toxin family protein, with protein sequence MYIIAGPNGAGKTTLSYTILPEIFECDEFVNADEIARGISPFNPERAGIRAGRIMLDRIKELVSKGESFAFETTLSTKSYRSFIKKAMSSGYDTTLLFLALDSIELAKQRVKTRVLEGGHNIPIDTIERRYSNGLSNFFKIYRSLVNRWILVDNSTENFEFIAEGSGTDVIIRSETKWSQLKDAYNGN encoded by the coding sequence ATGTACATCATTGCAGGGCCAAACGGAGCAGGTAAGACAACTTTATCTTATACTATTCTACCTGAAATCTTCGAGTGTGATGAGTTTGTTAACGCTGATGAAATTGCAAGAGGGATATCTCCATTTAACCCCGAAAGAGCCGGCATCAGAGCTGGTCGCATAATGCTTGATCGGATCAAGGAACTGGTCTCAAAGGGAGAGTCTTTTGCATTCGAAACAACTCTTTCTACTAAGTCATACAGGAGCTTTATTAAAAAGGCAATGTCTTCAGGATATGACACCACATTGCTTTTTCTTGCTTTGGATTCCATAGAACTTGCAAAACAGCGTGTAAAAACCAGGGTGTTAGAAGGTGGACATAATATACCGATAGACACGATTGAACGACGGTACTCGAATGGACTTTCTAACTTTTTCAAAATATACAGGTCACTGGTCAATAGATGGATCTTGGTGGATAATTCAACCGAGAACTTCGAATTTATTGCTGAGGGATCTGGTACAGATGTCATAATTCGTAGTGAAACAAAGTGGTCACAATTAAAAGACGCATACAATGGGAATTGA